Proteins encoded within one genomic window of Sphingosinicella ginsenosidimutans:
- the rpsO gene encoding 30S ribosomal protein S15, translated as MSVTAERKQDIIKDNAQTKGDTGSPEVQVAILTERIANLTEHFKTHAKDNHSRRGLLMLVNKRRSLLDYLKRKDEARYTALIAKLGLRK; from the coding sequence ATGTCGGTGACCGCCGAACGCAAGCAGGACATCATCAAGGACAACGCCCAGACCAAGGGCGATACGGGCAGCCCCGAGGTGCAGGTCGCGATCCTCACCGAGCGCATCGCCAACCTGACCGAGCATTTCAAGACGCACGCCAAGGACAATCATTCGCGCCGCGGCCTGCTTATGCTCGTCAACAAGCGCCGTTCGCTGCTCGACTATCTGAAGCGCAAGGACGAAGCGCGCTACACCGCACTCATCGCGAAGCTCGGCCTTCGCAAGTAA
- the truB gene encoding tRNA pseudouridine(55) synthase TruB produces MNGWLILDKPVGLGSTQAVGAVKRALREGGYPKVKVGHGGTLDPLASGVLPVALGEATKLSGRMLDSDKAYDFTIAFGTETDTLDAEGTVVATSDNRPTRTGIEAVLPRFTGPIEQVPPAYSALKVGGERAYDLARAGKAVELASRHVTVRQLAILAGGAREEGGHRGGAGLQAPSTSCAGPPPRCGEELAAVTLAAHVSKGTYIRSLARDIAHALDTVGHVTMLRRTRAGPFGLDSAISLDKLSEAAKARSLEDYLLPLTAGLDDIPALPVTPDQAGALRQGRILTGIAAQPGLHLATDNDVPVALVELSGDGLRVVRGFNL; encoded by the coding sequence ATGAACGGCTGGCTCATCCTCGACAAGCCCGTGGGACTCGGCTCGACCCAGGCGGTCGGCGCGGTGAAGCGCGCGCTGCGCGAGGGCGGCTACCCGAAGGTGAAGGTCGGCCATGGCGGGACGCTCGATCCGCTGGCGAGCGGGGTGCTGCCCGTGGCGCTCGGCGAGGCGACCAAGCTTTCGGGCCGGATGCTCGACAGCGACAAGGCTTATGACTTCACGATCGCCTTCGGGACCGAAACCGATACGCTGGACGCGGAAGGGACCGTCGTCGCGACGTCGGACAACCGCCCGACCCGGACCGGGATCGAGGCGGTCCTCCCCCGCTTCACCGGACCGATCGAGCAGGTGCCGCCGGCCTATTCGGCGCTGAAGGTGGGTGGCGAGCGGGCCTATGATCTGGCGCGCGCAGGCAAGGCGGTCGAACTGGCGAGCCGCCACGTGACGGTGCGCCAGCTCGCAATCCTCGCCGGTGGGGCGAGGGAGGAGGGCGGCCACCGGGGCGGGGCGGGTCTCCAGGCCCCCTCCACCAGCTGCGCCGGTCCCCCTCCCCGTTGCGGGGAGGAACTGGCGGCGGTCACGCTCGCGGCCCATGTCTCCAAGGGCACCTATATCCGCTCCCTCGCCCGCGACATCGCCCATGCCCTTGATACGGTCGGCCACGTCACCATGTTGAGACGGACCAGGGCCGGCCCGTTCGGGCTCGATTCCGCGATTTCGCTGGACAAATTGAGCGAAGCCGCTAAGGCGCGCAGCCTTGAAGACTATCTCCTGCCGCTGACGGCGGGGCTGGACGACATCCCGGCTCTACCCGTCACCCCGGATCAGGCAGGGGCGCTCCGCCAGGGGCGAATATTGACCGGGATCGCCGCACAGCCGGGGCTCCATCTTGCGACCGACAACGACGTTCCGGTCGCGCTGGTGGAGTTGAGCGGAGACGGGCTCCGCGTGGTGCGTGGCTTCAACCTGTAA
- a CDS encoding alpha/beta hydrolase family protein, protein MRGFSWFAVPFALWSVAAGAQSVPRAVIQDPPRDAAAPADMASFVIPSGDGAMNAVFYLASGTQPHPTLLLLHGFPGNEQNLDLAQAARRAGWNVLTLHYRGSWGSSGAFSFANAVEDSRAALAFLRRPETIAHYRIDPRRIALAGHSMGGFMAAQAADADVIGTALIDAWNIGGERAAIADPAYRQRLIDEELAGDIPPLAGTSVEAILAEISASGPELDLTARLPALARRPLLIIGARTGNGAESADYARRARDAGGRAVASEIMDTDHSFSDHRIALAAALINWLESLPH, encoded by the coding sequence ATGCGTGGCTTTTCGTGGTTCGCCGTGCCGTTTGCGCTGTGGTCGGTGGCGGCTGGAGCCCAATCGGTGCCGCGCGCGGTCATCCAGGATCCCCCCCGCGACGCGGCGGCGCCGGCGGACATGGCGTCCTTCGTCATTCCGAGCGGCGACGGCGCGATGAACGCCGTTTTCTACCTCGCATCCGGGACGCAGCCGCACCCGACGCTGCTCCTGCTCCACGGCTTTCCGGGCAACGAACAGAATCTCGATCTCGCGCAGGCGGCGCGGCGCGCCGGGTGGAACGTGCTGACGCTTCACTATCGCGGCTCATGGGGCAGTTCCGGCGCCTTTTCCTTCGCAAATGCGGTCGAGGACAGCCGCGCCGCCCTCGCCTTCCTGCGCCGGCCCGAGACGATCGCGCACTACCGGATCGATCCGCGCCGGATCGCGCTTGCCGGGCACAGCATGGGCGGGTTCATGGCCGCGCAGGCCGCCGATGCGGATGTGATCGGCACCGCGCTGATCGATGCGTGGAATATCGGCGGGGAGCGCGCGGCGATCGCCGATCCGGCCTATCGCCAGCGGCTCATCGACGAGGAGCTGGCCGGGGACATACCGCCGCTCGCCGGCACCAGCGTCGAGGCGATTCTCGCGGAAATCTCCGCGTCCGGCCCGGAGCTCGATCTCACGGCGAGGCTGCCGGCGCTGGCACGACGGCCGCTGCTGATCATCGGAGCGCGCACCGGCAATGGCGCGGAGTCGGCCGATTATGCACGGCGCGCACGCGACGCGGGGGGCCGGGCGGTGGCCAGCGAGATCATGGACACCGACCACAGCTTTTCCGATCATCGGATCGCGCTCGCCGCGGCCCTTATCAACTGGCTGGAGTCGCTGCCGCATTGA
- a CDS encoding thymidine kinase has product MAKLYFYYASMNAGKSTTLLQADFNYRERGMETMLWTAALDDRAGIGAIASRIGLRTGARLYDARTDIRHEVEEELKKRPLHCILVDEAQFLSRAHVVQLCSICDELDIPVLAYGLRTDFQANLFEGSANLLALADSLVELKGICHCGRKATMNLRVDAEGNAVAEGASVEVGGNERYVSLCRRHFMDKLAEGSGEQLRLALTRAAAGEIE; this is encoded by the coding sequence GTGGCCAAGCTCTATTTCTACTACGCCTCCATGAATGCGGGGAAATCGACCACCCTGCTGCAGGCGGATTTCAACTATCGCGAACGCGGCATGGAGACCATGTTGTGGACGGCGGCGCTCGACGATCGTGCCGGGATCGGCGCGATCGCCTCTCGCATCGGCCTCAGGACCGGCGCGCGGCTCTACGATGCCCGCACCGACATCCGCCACGAGGTCGAGGAGGAGCTGAAGAAGCGGCCGCTCCACTGCATCCTGGTCGACGAGGCGCAGTTTCTGAGCCGGGCCCATGTCGTCCAGCTCTGCTCGATCTGCGACGAGCTCGACATCCCGGTCCTCGCCTATGGCCTCAGGACCGATTTCCAGGCCAATCTGTTCGAGGGCAGCGCGAACCTGCTCGCGCTCGCCGATTCGCTGGTGGAGCTCAAGGGTATCTGCCATTGCGGGCGCAAGGCGACGATGAACCTGCGCGTCGATGCGGAGGGCAATGCGGTCGCCGAGGGGGCGTCGGTCGAGGTGGGCGGCAACGAAAGATATGTGTCGCTCTGTCGCCGGCATTTCATGGACAAGCTGGCCGAGGGCAGCGGCGAGCAATTGCGGCTGGCGCTGACGCGAGCTGCTGCGGGGGAAATCGAGTGA
- a CDS encoding GNAT family protein, with protein MSALGDAMADGAVRLCPMTEAHRAALKAACAEDPAIWPIYSVSYDPGHFDAAFDALMARADARRFAVFAGDRLVGMTCYLGIDEGRGALEIGNTYYTPDLRGTGLNRGVKHLMLARAFDCGFRRVEFRVDARNSRSQAALARLGAVREGVIRADRITWTGHVRDTVLFSILAAEWPRSATVQG; from the coding sequence TTGAGCGCGCTCGGCGATGCGATGGCGGACGGCGCTGTCCGCCTCTGCCCGATGACCGAGGCGCATCGTGCCGCGCTCAAGGCCGCCTGCGCCGAGGATCCGGCGATCTGGCCGATCTATTCGGTCTCCTACGATCCCGGTCATTTCGACGCGGCCTTCGATGCGCTGATGGCCCGCGCCGATGCCCGGCGGTTCGCGGTCTTCGCCGGCGACCGGCTGGTCGGGATGACCTGCTATCTCGGCATCGACGAGGGGCGCGGCGCGCTGGAGATCGGCAACACCTATTACACGCCCGATCTGCGCGGGACCGGGCTCAACCGCGGCGTGAAGCACCTGATGCTCGCCCGCGCGTTCGATTGCGGTTTTCGGCGGGTCGAGTTCCGGGTCGATGCCCGCAACAGCCGTTCGCAGGCCGCGCTCGCCAGGCTCGGCGCCGTCCGCGAGGGCGTGATCCGGGCCGACCGGATCACCTGGACCGGCCATGTGCGCGACACCGTCCTGTTTTCGATCCTCGCCGCCGAATGGCCGCGCTCAGCCACGGTTCAGGGATGA
- the rbfA gene encoding 30S ribosome-binding factor RbfA translates to MARHNETPEGRSVRLLRVGEQVRHALSDILMRGEVHDPTLAGHSVSITEVRMSPDLRHATAFVMPLLGGDADAVLKALRTNTAFLQSEVARRVNTKYAARLKFLLDESFDEGSHIDALLRSPKVAQDLGDAD, encoded by the coding sequence ATGGCACGCCACAACGAAACCCCGGAAGGCCGCTCGGTGCGCCTGCTTCGCGTCGGCGAGCAGGTGCGCCATGCGCTTTCGGACATCCTGATGCGCGGCGAGGTTCACGATCCCACCCTCGCCGGCCACAGCGTCTCGATCACCGAAGTCCGCATGTCGCCCGACCTGCGCCACGCGACCGCCTTCGTCATGCCGCTGCTCGGCGGCGACGCCGATGCGGTGCTCAAGGCGCTTCGCACCAACACCGCCTTCCTGCAGAGCGAGGTCGCGCGGCGCGTGAACACCAAATATGCGGCCCGGCTCAAATTCCTGCTCGACGAGAGCTTCGACGAAGGCAGCCATATCGATGCGCTTCTCCGATCGCCCAAGGTGGCGCAGGATCTGGGCGATGCGGACTAG
- the infB gene encoding translation initiation factor IF-2: MSDSTDKPKLGTRAPLGLKRTVETGKVKQSFSHGRSNTVVVEVKKRRILGRPEAEAPAPPPPAPEPAPVARAPQPAPKPSARPIDDAAARRERQAQLLREAEEARLAAAEEARRREEQQARAATEEEKRRAEENRRAEEEARAQAEAEARRAAEEPTQPQPEAAPAAPEAAGEETARSAHARPPRQVFTPIKRPEPPRPARGREDHRRERGKLTVTRALDDSGDARARSLAALKRAREKEKRAHMQSGPSAKQVRDVVVPETITVGELAIRMAERGADLVKALFKMGMPVTVNQSIDQDTAELLVTEFGHNIKRVSESDVDIQTDHDVDAPETLKPRPPVVTIMGHVDHGKTSLLDAIRGANVVSGEAGGITQHIGAYQVTLPSKDKITFLDTPGHEAFTEMRARGANVTDIVILVVAADDGLRPQTIEAINHTKAAGVPMIVAINKIDKSGANPQKVREELLQHEIVVEEMGGEVQDVEVSALKKTNLDKLLEAISLQAEILELKANPDRAAEGAVVEAKLDKGRGPLATVLVQRGTLKVGDIFVAGPISGKVRAMIDDHGRQVKEAGPSFPVEVLGLSGVPSAGDTLTVVENEARAREVAAYRQGVIDRKRTTSAPASFDTMFSALKEKQAVEFPLVIKGDVQGSVEAIVNAVNKISNEDIRARVLHAGVGGITESDVILAGASGAPIIGFNVRANAKAREIAERQGVAMQYYDVIYDLTDAVKSAMAGKIGPLIVENVVGRAEVREVFSAGKHGKAAGLLVTEGYIRKALKARIMRDDVIIYNGSIASLRRFKDDVAEVRAGLECGVTFENTTDIKAGDFVETYEVEERERTL; this comes from the coding sequence GTGAGCGATTCGACGGACAAGCCGAAACTCGGGACGCGGGCGCCTTTGGGCCTCAAGCGCACGGTCGAGACGGGCAAGGTGAAGCAGAGCTTCAGCCACGGCCGGTCGAACACCGTCGTCGTCGAGGTGAAGAAGCGCCGCATCCTTGGCCGTCCCGAAGCCGAGGCGCCCGCGCCGCCGCCGCCGGCTCCCGAGCCGGCCCCGGTCGCGCGCGCGCCGCAGCCTGCGCCGAAGCCGTCGGCGCGGCCGATCGACGATGCCGCCGCCCGCCGCGAGCGCCAGGCCCAGCTGCTTCGCGAGGCCGAGGAAGCCCGGCTCGCCGCCGCCGAGGAGGCGCGCCGGCGCGAGGAGCAGCAGGCGCGCGCCGCGACCGAGGAGGAAAAGCGTCGCGCCGAGGAAAATCGCCGCGCCGAGGAGGAGGCCCGGGCCCAGGCCGAGGCGGAGGCCCGGCGCGCCGCCGAGGAGCCGACCCAGCCGCAGCCCGAGGCGGCGCCCGCCGCGCCCGAAGCCGCCGGCGAGGAAACCGCGCGGAGCGCCCATGCGCGCCCGCCGCGCCAGGTCTTCACGCCGATCAAGCGGCCCGAGCCGCCGCGTCCGGCGCGTGGCCGCGAGGATCATCGCCGCGAGCGCGGCAAGCTCACCGTCACCCGCGCGCTCGACGACAGCGGCGATGCCCGCGCCCGATCGCTCGCCGCGCTGAAGCGTGCGCGCGAGAAGGAAAAGCGCGCCCACATGCAGTCCGGCCCGTCCGCCAAGCAGGTGCGCGACGTGGTGGTTCCGGAAACGATCACCGTGGGCGAGCTCGCCATCCGCATGGCGGAGCGCGGCGCGGACCTGGTGAAGGCGCTGTTCAAGATGGGCATGCCCGTCACCGTCAACCAGTCGATCGACCAGGACACGGCCGAACTGCTGGTCACCGAGTTCGGCCACAACATCAAGCGCGTCAGCGAGAGCGACGTCGATATCCAGACCGACCATGACGTCGACGCTCCGGAGACGCTGAAGCCGCGTCCGCCGGTGGTCACGATCATGGGCCATGTCGATCACGGCAAGACGAGCCTGCTCGACGCGATCCGCGGCGCGAATGTCGTCTCCGGCGAAGCCGGCGGCATCACGCAGCATATCGGCGCCTATCAGGTCACGCTGCCGTCGAAGGACAAGATCACCTTCCTCGACACGCCCGGGCACGAGGCGTTCACGGAAATGCGTGCGCGCGGCGCGAACGTCACCGACATCGTCATCCTGGTGGTGGCGGCCGACGACGGCCTTCGCCCGCAGACGATCGAGGCGATCAACCATACCAAGGCGGCCGGCGTGCCGATGATCGTCGCGATCAACAAGATCGACAAGTCGGGCGCCAATCCGCAGAAGGTGCGCGAGGAGCTGCTCCAGCACGAGATCGTCGTCGAGGAGATGGGCGGCGAGGTCCAGGACGTCGAGGTTTCGGCGCTCAAGAAGACCAATCTCGACAAGCTGCTCGAGGCGATCAGCCTCCAGGCGGAAATCCTCGAGCTCAAGGCCAATCCGGATCGTGCCGCGGAAGGCGCGGTGGTCGAGGCGAAGCTCGACAAGGGCCGCGGCCCGCTCGCCACCGTGCTCGTGCAGCGCGGCACGCTGAAGGTGGGCGACATCTTCGTCGCCGGCCCGATCTCCGGCAAGGTCCGCGCGATGATCGACGATCATGGCCGCCAGGTGAAGGAGGCGGGCCCAAGCTTCCCGGTCGAGGTGCTCGGCCTCTCCGGCGTGCCTTCGGCCGGTGACACGCTGACGGTGGTCGAGAACGAGGCGCGCGCCCGCGAGGTCGCCGCCTATCGCCAGGGCGTCATCGACCGCAAGCGCACGACCAGCGCGCCGGCGAGCTTCGACACGATGTTCTCCGCGCTGAAGGAGAAGCAGGCGGTCGAATTCCCGCTCGTCATCAAGGGCGACGTGCAGGGCTCGGTCGAGGCGATCGTCAACGCGGTCAACAAGATCTCGAACGAGGATATCCGCGCGCGGGTGCTCCACGCCGGCGTCGGCGGCATCACCGAAAGCGACGTCATCCTGGCGGGGGCTTCGGGCGCGCCGATCATCGGCTTCAACGTCCGCGCCAACGCAAAGGCGCGCGAGATCGCCGAGCGGCAGGGCGTCGCGATGCAATATTACGACGTAATCTACGATCTCACCGACGCGGTGAAATCGGCGATGGCCGGCAAGATCGGCCCGCTGATCGTCGAAAATGTCGTCGGCCGCGCCGAAGTCCGCGAGGTCTTCTCGGCGGGCAAGCACGGCAAGGCGGCCGGCCTGCTCGTCACCGAAGGCTATATCCGCAAGGCGCTGAAGGCGCGCATCATGCGCGACGACGTGATCATCTACAACGGATCGATCGCCTCGCTCCGGCGCTTCAAGGACGACGTGGCCGAAGTCCGCGCCGGCCTGGAATGCGGCGTCACCTTCGAGAACACGACCGACATCAAGGCCGGCGATTTCGTCGAGACCTACGAGGTCGAGGAGCGCGAGCGGACGTTGTAG
- a CDS encoding DUF448 domain-containing protein, with the protein MKGRTRLRKLPNETLTGDRHTPERKCILSGEHAARDDLVRLALSPDGEIAPDVRARAPGRGAWIGVDRPTLEAAQAKGRLRGALARAFKTNDVAVPADLGARIEAALRQAALDRLGLEARAGHLVLGSEKIEVAARRGDVVLLLHAADASAEGRRKLDQAFRVGAGEEGSGRQGLVLPVPRTILSLALGRENVVHIAIVDRAAAARVTHALRRWRAFIGRDAALEAASAEAAGAPEMNLNEGI; encoded by the coding sequence ATGAAGGGGAGGACGCGGTTGCGGAAACTCCCCAATGAGACGCTAACCGGCGATCGCCATACGCCCGAGCGCAAGTGCATCCTGAGCGGCGAACATGCCGCCCGGGATGATCTTGTGCGCCTCGCGCTCTCGCCGGACGGCGAGATCGCGCCCGATGTCCGCGCCCGGGCGCCGGGCCGCGGCGCGTGGATCGGCGTCGACCGACCGACGCTCGAGGCGGCGCAGGCCAAGGGCAGGCTGAGGGGCGCGCTCGCCCGCGCGTTCAAGACGAACGACGTCGCCGTTCCCGCCGATCTCGGCGCGCGGATCGAGGCGGCGCTTCGGCAGGCCGCGCTCGATCGGCTGGGGCTCGAGGCGCGGGCCGGCCATCTGGTGCTGGGCAGCGAGAAGATCGAGGTCGCGGCGCGACGCGGCGACGTCGTCCTGCTCCTCCATGCCGCCGATGCCAGCGCGGAGGGGCGGCGCAAGCTCGATCAGGCCTTCCGGGTCGGCGCGGGCGAGGAAGGCAGCGGCCGGCAGGGACTGGTTTTGCCGGTGCCGCGCACCATATTGTCATTGGCGCTGGGACGCGAAAATGTGGTACACATCGCCATCGTGGATCGCGCCGCGGCCGCGCGCGTGACGCACGCGCTTCGGCGGTGGCGCGCTTTTATCGGACGGGATGCTGCGCTAGAGGCCGCTTCGGCGGAAGCGGCCGGTGCGCCCGAAATGAATTTGAACGAAGGAATTTAA
- the nusA gene encoding transcription termination factor NusA, producing the protein MATTAPNPAAPGAISANKAELIAIADAVAREKLIDRMIVIEAMEDAIQRSARARYGAENDIRAKLDPTTGDLRLWRVVEVVEAVEDYFKQVSLEDAEKLQPGAKLGDFIVDPLPPIEFGRIAAQAAKQVIFQKVRDAERERQYEEFKDRANEIITGVVKRVEFGHVVVDLGRAEGVIRRDQQIPRELLRVGDRVRSIILNVRRENRGPQIFLSRAHPEFMKKLFAQEVPEIYDGIIEIKAAARDPGSRAKIGVLSHDSSIDPVGACVGMKGSRVQAVVQELQGEKIDIIPWSQDLATFVVNALQPATVSRVVIDEEEDRIEVVVPDDQLSLAIGRRGQNVRLASQLTAKGIDIMTEADSSEKRQREFMERSQMFQDELDVDETLAQLLVAEGFGALEEVAYVEAEELSTIEGFDEELAAELQNRAAEALERREAAAREERRGLGVDDALAEMPYLTEQMLVTLGKAGIKTLDDLADLATDELIAKKRPEPRRRADSPPHPRSEENRGGVLGEYGLTEEQGNEIIMAARAHWFEDEGEDAVAETPQ; encoded by the coding sequence ATGGCCACCACCGCTCCCAACCCGGCCGCGCCCGGCGCGATCTCCGCCAACAAGGCCGAGCTCATCGCCATCGCCGACGCCGTTGCGCGCGAGAAGCTCATTGACCGGATGATCGTGATCGAGGCGATGGAGGACGCGATCCAGCGCTCCGCCCGCGCCCGTTACGGCGCCGAGAACGATATCCGCGCCAAGCTCGATCCGACCACCGGCGATCTTCGCCTGTGGCGCGTCGTCGAGGTCGTCGAGGCGGTCGAGGATTATTTCAAGCAGGTCAGCCTCGAGGATGCCGAGAAGCTCCAGCCCGGCGCCAAGCTCGGCGACTTCATCGTCGATCCGCTGCCGCCCATCGAGTTCGGCCGCATCGCCGCCCAGGCCGCCAAGCAGGTCATCTTCCAGAAGGTCCGCGATGCCGAGCGCGAGCGGCAATATGAGGAATTCAAGGACCGCGCGAACGAGATCATCACCGGCGTCGTCAAGCGCGTCGAATTCGGCCATGTCGTCGTCGATCTCGGCCGCGCCGAGGGCGTGATCCGCCGCGACCAGCAGATCCCGCGCGAACTGCTTCGCGTCGGCGATCGGGTGCGCTCGATCATCCTCAACGTGCGCCGCGAGAACCGGGGGCCGCAGATCTTCCTGAGCCGCGCGCATCCCGAGTTCATGAAGAAGCTGTTCGCGCAGGAAGTGCCGGAAATCTATGACGGCATCATCGAGATCAAGGCCGCCGCCCGCGATCCTGGCAGCCGCGCCAAGATCGGCGTGCTCAGCCATGACAGCTCGATCGATCCGGTCGGCGCCTGCGTCGGCATGAAGGGCAGCCGCGTCCAGGCCGTCGTCCAGGAGCTCCAGGGCGAGAAGATCGACATCATCCCCTGGAGCCAGGATCTCGCCACCTTCGTCGTCAACGCGCTGCAGCCGGCGACCGTCAGCCGCGTCGTCATCGACGAGGAGGAGGACCGGATCGAGGTCGTCGTTCCCGACGACCAGCTGTCGCTCGCCATCGGCCGGCGGGGCCAGAATGTCCGGCTCGCCAGCCAGCTCACCGCCAAGGGCATCGACATCATGACCGAGGCGGATTCGAGCGAGAAGCGCCAGCGCGAGTTCATGGAGCGCTCGCAGATGTTCCAGGACGAGCTGGACGTCGACGAGACGCTCGCCCAGCTGCTCGTTGCCGAGGGCTTCGGCGCGCTGGAAGAGGTCGCCTATGTCGAGGCCGAGGAGCTTTCGACGATCGAGGGCTTCGACGAGGAGCTCGCCGCCGAGCTGCAGAACCGCGCCGCCGAGGCGCTGGAGCGGCGCGAGGCGGCCGCGCGCGAGGAGCGCCGCGGACTCGGCGTCGACGATGCTCTGGCCGAAATGCCCTATCTCACCGAGCAGATGCTCGTGACGCTCGGCAAGGCGGGGATCAAGACGCTCGACGATCTCGCCGATCTCGCCACCGACGAGCTGATCGCCAAGAAGCGTCCGGAGCCGCGGCGCCGGGCCGACAGCCCGCCCCACCCGCGCAGCGAGGAAAATCGCGGCGGCGTGCTCGGCGAATATGGCCTGACCGAGGAGCAGGGCAACGAGATCATCATGGCCGCCCGCGCTCACTGGTTCGAGGATGAAGGGGAGGACGCGGTTGCGGAAACTCCCCAATGA
- the rimP gene encoding ribosome maturation protein RimP — MADIAALTRIIEPEVKAEGFDLVRVMMIGGKDDPTLQVMAERPDTRQLDLADCERLSRRLSDVLDSADPIEEAYRLEVSSPGIDRPLTRLKDFEDWKGHEARLSLVEKQADGRRDYRGALIGAEGDEVVIDAAGLGPTRIPFAALRSAKLVLTDRLIAATAPLDTEGADEILEGQD; from the coding sequence TTGGCCGATATTGCCGCCCTGACGAGGATCATCGAGCCCGAGGTGAAGGCCGAGGGCTTCGATCTCGTGCGCGTGATGATGATCGGCGGGAAGGACGATCCGACGCTCCAGGTGATGGCCGAGCGGCCCGACACGCGCCAGCTCGACCTCGCCGATTGCGAGCGGCTTTCGCGGCGGCTTTCGGACGTGCTCGACAGCGCCGATCCGATCGAGGAGGCCTATCGCCTCGAGGTGAGCTCGCCGGGGATAGACCGGCCGCTGACCCGTTTGAAGGATTTCGAGGACTGGAAGGGCCATGAGGCCCGGCTCAGCCTGGTCGAGAAACAGGCGGACGGCCGCCGCGACTATCGCGGCGCGCTGATCGGCGCTGAGGGCGACGAGGTCGTCATCGACGCCGCCGGCCTCGGCCCGACCCGCATTCCCTTTGCCGCGCTCCGTTCGGCCAAGCTTGTCTTGACGGACCGGCTGATCGCCGCCACCGCGCCGCTCGACACCGAGGGCGCCGACGAAATATTGGAAGGACAGGACTGA
- a CDS encoding PQQ-dependent sugar dehydrogenase, with protein MTRLKPFLLSILLLAACGGGGPVAAQGDERPFRMAEVGRFEQPWAIAFMADGRALVTEKSGGLKIWRSGGETVDVAGVPAVAFGGQGGMLDVALAPDFARSRNVYLSYSEPGAENEGGGSGLALGRGRLVEADGAARLEDFRVLWRQLPRGRGGQFGGIIAFSPDGRFLFLSSGERQRFTPAQDPNQAVGKILRLTLDGAPPPGNPGAGRTGATMVQVTDPPRDTVAARTAPARTLSLPGPNLTPAETWSMGHRNPYGLAFAPDGRLWEHEMGPRGGDEFNLIEPGRNYGWPLVSEGENYDGVAIPDHSTRPDLTAPVLSWVPSISPSGLIFYSGRMFPAWRGSALLGALSGEALVRVEVRGAGARKADQWNLGMRVRDVAQAPDGSVFLVEDGGRSGGGRLFRLTPR; from the coding sequence ATGACCCGACTGAAGCCGTTCCTCTTGTCGATCCTCCTCCTCGCCGCGTGCGGCGGTGGTGGGCCCGTCGCGGCGCAAGGGGATGAGCGGCCGTTCCGGATGGCCGAGGTCGGCCGGTTCGAGCAGCCCTGGGCAATCGCCTTCATGGCCGATGGGCGGGCGCTCGTGACCGAGAAGAGCGGCGGTCTCAAGATCTGGCGCTCGGGCGGGGAGACGGTGGACGTCGCCGGCGTGCCCGCGGTCGCCTTCGGCGGGCAGGGCGGGATGCTCGATGTCGCGCTCGCCCCCGATTTCGCGCGCAGCCGCAACGTCTATCTGAGCTATTCGGAGCCGGGCGCCGAGAACGAGGGGGGCGGCAGCGGGCTTGCGCTGGGCCGCGGCCGGCTGGTCGAGGCGGATGGCGCCGCGCGGCTTGAGGATTTCCGCGTGCTCTGGCGGCAGCTGCCGCGCGGGCGGGGCGGCCAGTTCGGCGGGATCATCGCCTTTTCGCCCGACGGCCGCTTCCTGTTCCTGAGCTCCGGCGAGCGCCAGCGCTTCACGCCCGCGCAGGATCCGAACCAGGCGGTCGGCAAGATCCTGCGTCTGACGCTCGACGGCGCGCCCCCGCCGGGCAATCCGGGGGCCGGGCGCACCGGCGCGACCATGGTCCAGGTCACCGATCCGCCGCGCGACACGGTCGCGGCACGGACGGCACCGGCGCGGACCCTCTCCCTGCCTGGGCCGAACCTTACGCCCGCCGAAACCTGGTCGATGGGCCACCGCAACCCCTACGGCCTCGCCTTCGCGCCGGACGGCCGGCTGTGGGAGCATGAGATGGGCCCGCGCGGCGGCGACGAGTTCAACCTGATCGAGCCCGGCCGCAATTACGGGTGGCCGCTCGTCTCCGAGGGCGAGAATTATGACGGCGTCGCGATCCCCGATCATTCGACCCGGCCCGATCTCACCGCGCCGGTCCTCTCCTGGGTGCCGTCGATCTCGCCGTCCGGCCTCATCTTCTACAGCGGGCGCATGTTCCCGGCCTGGCGCGGCTCGGCCCTGCTCGGCGCGCTGTCGGGTGAGGCGCTGGTGCGCGTGGAGGTGCGTGGCGCCGGCGCGCGCAAGGCGGACCAGTGGAATCTCGGCATGCGGGTGCGCGATGTCGCGCAGGCGCCGGATGGATCGGTCTTCCTGGTCGAGGATGGCGGGCGCAGCGGCGGTGGGCGGCTTTTCCGCCTGACGCCGCGCTGA